A segment of the uncultured Desulfobulbus sp. genome:
AGCGGAGCAGTGACTGATGCTTTTGGCAGATTTTGGCACCTCATACTGCAAAATATTTGAGCCTGAACAAGATAACGAACCCCGTATTGTGGCCACCCGTTCACTCGCTCGCGATTTCAAGGCAGATCTTGCCACTGGGCACAATGCCGCGCGCCGAAGCTTCAAAAGCATTAATGAGCTAACAGCACTCGCACGTGGGGGAAGGTCAATTATTCAGGAGGAGGACTTTGTCCTCCTGGACTGTGGGAGCCGCGATATCAAGTTTGTTCGTTTTACAGGTGGCGAGGTGGTGGATATGGGTTGGAATGCGGAGTGTGGCGCCTCAATGGGATTCACCATTGAACTGCTGGCCACTTACTACCAGATCGATTACACCACCCTCCCCGTTCCCAGCACCGGTTTTTCCATCACCTGTGGGGTTCTAGGGATGAGCCATATCTTTGATGCCGTCGTATCTGGGGCCTCAGAGGCCGAGGCTGTGGCAAAATTCGTGCGCGGTATTGCCCTCAACGCCTACCGTTTTGCTAAAGAGCCGGAACAGCTGTATCTCTCTGGAGGATTATGCGACAACCCGCTTTTTGTGCGCAGCTTTCCCTGTGAGGTGCATCCTTTAGGGCGCTTTGTTCTGCTTGAAGGGTTGTTGTCTACATTGAAAAAAGAGAACGCTCCTGCAACAGGGAGGGTGTAGGGGATCACGTTTTTTGAGCCCACCGCAAGCGCGTCTTTATCTGATCATGAGCTGCATGCTCACCTGAGTTGTAAACATAAAAAAAAACCGGACTTGAATAAGTCCGGTTTTTTTTATTACTCAAAGCTAAAGAAAAAAAGCTTCAAACAGAGTGTTTGTCCCTGCTTACTTATCTTTCTTTTTTTCTTTTTTCTTCTTTTTGAGAGCTTTCTTCATGGGACAGCTTCCGCACATCTTCCCTTTTTTAGCAAATTTACCGCAACATTTTTTCCCCACGATGCTCCTCCTGATTCAACTCGGTCAAGTGTTTGTTCCAACCTCTTGTTTTTTACGATAAAGCTGATATCAGGAATTGCAAAGAGAATAATTATCAATTATTCAAAAAACACCTTGATTCCCCTCGCTGGCATTTGAGTAGGCCCTTGCTCTTACTGGGCTGGCTTTGCCTCTGGCTTGCTCTCCTCAGGTTTCACTATCTCCAGCAACTCCACCTCAAACTTGAGCATGGAACCGGGCTCAATCACGGGAGGGGCTCCACGATCACCGTAGGCAAGATCCGGTGGTATAAAAAGCTCATAGGTTGAGCCAACAGGCATGAGTGGCAGAGCCTCCTGCCAACCAAGAATGACCTTGTTGACCTGAAAAACAGCGGGCTGATTTCTTTTGTAAGAACTGTCAAACTCAGTGCCGTTTAAAAGGGTCCCTTTGTAGTTGACCTTAACGGTATCTGTGGGCAGGGGTTTTGCCCCTTCACCCAGTTTAACGACCTTATACTGCAGGCCGGATTGGGTCTCGTTCACGCCCTCTTTGGTTTTATTTTCCTTGAGAAAGGTGTCCGCCGCCAACCTGTTTTTTTGAATCATGCTCACTTGCGCGTTGAGCTGACGTTGCTGTTGACGCTGAGCAAAAGCCTTCTGAATGGCGTCTGCCTCATCTTTGGCGATCAGTGGTTTTTTGCCATTGTAGGCATCGAGAATTCCCTGATTGATAACCTCAAAATCAAAATTTTCTTCAAGGTTTTTAAAATACTCGCCAAGATCAAGTCCTATAACATAACTCAATTTCTGATCATCTGTTTTCAGCTCAGTGGGTTGATCAGCAGCCCAGGCCGCACTTGTTGTCAGCAAAACTGACAGCAATCCGGTCATAACTAATCTCATAAAAAAGCTCCTTGTTTGTCGTTTTGGCAGACCAGACTCTGCGCATGCGGGAAAAATGCCCAACGCTAGCCTGGTTAGAAATCTTGTGAAAGGTAGAAAGTATGCACTCTTTTGAAGAATACAACTGTCCCGTACTTTTTCAAGAGTTTCATAGAGCTAAGCATTCTTCTCCCTCCCCTGTTCACACTTTTTTGGAGCTCACCCAGAATAAAAAAAGGGCGTTTTGTTGATTGTGCACTCAACAAAACGCCCCTTCTCAAATCACTCCACACACAGGCCAGGTGGAACAGCCTAGAATCAGAGTTTTCTGCGATCGATAACCCGCTTCGCCTTTCCTTCAAAACGCTCCAGGCTTTTCTCCTCAACCAGCTTCACATCCACACTGACTCCAAGCTCGGAGGCCAGGCGGCTTTTGATGGTATCGATCACCTGACGCTGCTTTTTCATCTCATCAAAGAAGATGGACTCCATCACCT
Coding sequences within it:
- a CDS encoding ATPase, translated to MLLADFGTSYCKIFEPEQDNEPRIVATRSLARDFKADLATGHNAARRSFKSINELTALARGGRSIIQEEDFVLLDCGSRDIKFVRFTGGEVVDMGWNAECGASMGFTIELLATYYQIDYTTLPVPSTGFSITCGVLGMSHIFDAVVSGASEAEAVAKFVRGIALNAYRFAKEPEQLYLSGGLCDNPLFVRSFPCEVHPLGRFVLLEGLLSTLKKENAPATGRV
- a CDS encoding FKBP-type peptidyl-prolyl cis-trans isomerase, with product MRLVMTGLLSVLLTTSAAWAADQPTELKTDDQKLSYVIGLDLGEYFKNLEENFDFEVINQGILDAYNGKKPLIAKDEADAIQKAFAQRQQQRQLNAQVSMIQKNRLAADTFLKENKTKEGVNETQSGLQYKVVKLGEGAKPLPTDTVKVNYKGTLLNGTEFDSSYKRNQPAVFQVNKVILGWQEALPLMPVGSTYELFIPPDLAYGDRGAPPVIEPGSMLKFEVELLEIVKPEESKPEAKPAQ